The Mytilus trossulus isolate FHL-02 chromosome 3, PNRI_Mtr1.1.1.hap1, whole genome shotgun sequence genome contains a region encoding:
- the LOC134711616 gene encoding malignant fibrous histiocytoma-amplified sequence 1 homolog isoform X3, whose product MNRRKPSVQVDKPIPQKKSRKVTIVRELSPLMSHVGFQGGRHLHPDRLPTKQHDATVSLRIFDTKEETIENVQKYSDSLKRLLVSGIHLKTVPESLIDRLTHLEKLDLSNNQLGDGAIPDDMKKLEKLSDLALNNNKLTKVPPAIKRLKYLARLDLSTNGLDSLKGLEKNRRMQILVLDNNKVSNVFPDISHMQRLEVLKCKDNVVKEIECDVRNLRSLRDLDLSGNSIVVLPSDVFFLPKLEYLSASQNKISKVPVFNIKVNNKHEISDIDLSGNKITKFPGHLLRICKRTDLSSNKIKNLNINSLKNLERDPDKDLIIDDNPLVFPPADMQDLRSMMIYMHEERLKMKVYRGVKVVVLGSHQSGKTSLIQSLIDQQGVLSEDVHEAGAGIESYDMSIDYEPEGDEEQGKSLNLCIWDFCGHAFYRYPHYLFFEQPSIAILTFDMKAYSSEEFDDLIASWFDWMMAKTNKIVTILVGTHGDLLTKAQQNDVIEDVKKQLAEYKETRARSINERIQAFRKPGMKLSKALSEHLVVLSKLQYSFDHLRVPNTIIMTSSKQFLGFDLLRQEIEKLARSDNFPNVMQEIKTFWVDAEDYIEEKGVTMVQPVMTFEEFRNEVDEKFGMRRMINAMTEYLHEKGKVLNFAQTPSLKEYVFVRPLWLFELLRQIYHHDISNVLSYEKTNSFKAVGMSTNRFERTKSELLSEGVIDRELLQGMIGDLVPTDMNEIFDDVIKILLEGFCIGYPVAKLKESSQGTAKYNYHVKQDDKGKTKIQKILIPWLRKCGEPEDMKEKWQRLSERKNIRVLCKFPIYFPPGFFETLCIRIHQKKTRTDYPDKTKKMDSQEKVKMNLMAHWGGGIHARNDEHKVHIKIHYVPGGDNVGTDLLFELRADIIDIEKEDEASPGTMWNLVYPLLFEFEETIKSYEGSILVERRVCCPLCNSPSFVGEWQQPKQLQTELQDNLQRKCEACKEMVETDYLIQPRGQKTAFGDLDLYSNKSWRAEQYLACDEIIDRISDI is encoded by the exons ATGAATAGGCGAAAGCCTTCTGTACAAGTGGACAAGCCCATCCCACAAAAGAAGTCGCGGAAGGTTACAATCGTGAGGGAATTGTCACCTTTAATGTCACACGTCGGTTTCCAAGGAGGACGCCATTTACACCCAGATCGACTTCCTACAAAACAACACGATGCAACTGTATCACTTCGTATATTTGATACGAAAGAAGAAACGAtagaaaatgttcaaaaatattcagACTCTCTTAAAAGATTACTCGTATCAGGAATTCATCTGAAAACTGTACCGGAAAGTTTAATAGATCGTCTTACTCATTTAGAGAAGTTAGATTTAAGCAATAACCAGTTAGGAGATGGTGCTATTCCAGATGACatgaaaaaacttgaaaaactgTCTGATCTAGCCTTAAACAATAATAAGTTGACAAAGGTTCCACCTGCAATTAAACGACTCAAATACCTAGCCAGATTAGACTTAAGTACAAATGGGTTAGACAGTCTAAAAGGTCTTGAAAAGAATAGAAGAATGCAAATACTAGTGTTAGACAATAACAAAGTATCTAATGTCTTCCCAGATATCAGTCATATGCAAAGGTTAGAAGTTCTAAAATGTAAAGACAATGTGGTCAAAGAGATTGAGTGTGATGTGCGGAACCTCAGGTCGTTGCGAGATCTGGACCTTTCAGGGAATAGTATAGTAGTGCTTCCGTCTGATGTGTTTTTCCTACCCAAACTAGAATATTTAAGTGCtagtcaaaataaaatttccaaAGTGCCTGTGTTCAATATCAAAGTGAATAACAAACATGAGATCTCTGACATTGATTTGTCTGgaaacaaaatcacaaaattccCAGGTCATCTTTTACGAATATGCAAAAGGACGGATCTTAGtagcaataaaataaaaaatctaaatatcaacTCACTTAAAAATTTAGAACGAGACCCGGATAAAGATCTCATTATTGATGACAATCCTCTTGTTTTCCCACCAGCAGACATGCAAGATCTACGCTCAATGATGATTTATATGCACGAAGAGAgattaaaaatgaaagtgtaTCGTGGTGTTAAAGTTGTTGTTTTGGGTTCACACCAAAGCGGCAAGACAAGCCTAATTCAGTCTTTGATAGACCAGCAAGGGGTTTTGTCAGAAGATGTACACGAAGCTGGTGCTGGAATAGAATCTTATGATATGAGTATCGACTACGAACCAGAAGGAGATGAAGAACAAGGCAAATCGCTCAATTTATGTATATGGGACTTCTGTGGTCATGCCTTTTACAGATATCCGCACTACCTCTTTTTTGAACAACCATCCATTGCAATTTTAACGTTTGATATGAAGGCGTATTCTTCTGAGGAATTTGACGATTTAATAGCTTCTTGGTTTGACTGGATGATggcaaagacaaacaaaatagtAACAATTTTGGTTGGTACACATGGAGATTTGTTGACTAAAGCGCAGCAAAACGACGTCATTGAAGATGTTAAAAAACAATTAGCAGAGTACAAGGAAACGAGAGCTAGATCAATAAATGAAAGGATACAAGCTTTCCGAAAACCAGGAATGAAACTCTCAAAGGCTCTTTCTGAACATTTAGTCGTTCTCTCTAAATTGCAATATTCATTTGATCATTTACGAGTTCCAAACACAATCATCATGACGAGTTCGAAGCAATTTCTTGGATTTGATTTATTGCGACAGGAAATAGAAAAGCTAGCAAGATCTGACAACTTTCCAAACGTAATGCAAGAGATAAAAACGTTCTGGGTAGATGCAGAGGATTACATCGAAGAAAAAGGTGTTACTATGGTACAACCAGTGATGACATTTGAAGAGTTCCGAAATGAAGTTGATGAAAAGTTCGGAATGCGCAGAATGATAAATGCTATGACAGAATATCTGCACGAAAAGGGAAAGGTTCTTAATTTCGCTCAAACACCTTCCTTGAAAGAATATGTATTTGTGAGACCGTTGTGGTTATTCGAATTACTTAGACAAATATATCATCACgatatatcaaatgttttatcataCGAGAAGACAAACTCTTTCAAAGCTGTTGGAATGAGCACTAACAGGTTTGAAAGAACAAAAAGCGAGTTGCTTTCTGAAGGAGTAATAGACCGTGAATTACTTCAAGGAATGATCGGCGATTTAGTTCCAACagatatgaatgaaatatttgatgacGTTATCAAAATTCTTTTGGAAGGATTTTGTATCGGATACCCAGTTGCAAAGCTTAAAGAAAGTTCTCAGGGCACtgcaaaatataattatcatgTTAAGCAAGATGACAAAGGGAAAACGAAAATACAGAAAATTCTCATTCCATGGCTACGCAAATGTGGTGAACCAGAAGATATGAAAGAGAAATGGCAGAGATTGTCAGAAAGAAAGAATATTCGTGTTTTATGCAAATTTCCAATTTATTTTCCTCCAGGATTTTTCGAAACCTTATGCATTCGAATTCACCAAAAGAAAACGAGAACAGATTATCCGGACAAAACTAAGAAAATGGATTCTCAGGAAAAAGTTAAGATGAATTTAATGGCGCATTGGGGAGGAGGGATACATGCAAGGAATGATGAACATAAAGTTCATATAAAGATTCATTACGTACCTGGTGGAGATAATGTTGGTACTGATTTATTGTTTGAATTGCGAGCAGACATCATTGACATTGAAAAAGAGGATGAAGCTTCGCCTGGTACAATGTGGAACCTCGTTTATCCTTTATTGTTTGAGTTTGAAGAAACTATAAAGAGTTATGAAGGTA GTATTTTGGTAGAAAGGAGAGTATGTTGCCCTCTTTGTAATAGCCCATCCTTTGTTGGTGAGTGGCAGCAACCTAAACAGTTACAAACAGAATTACAAGACAATCTACAAAGGAAATGTGAAGCATGTAAAGAAATGGTTGAAACAGATTATCTTATACAACCACGTGGACAAAAAACAG CATTTGGCGATTTAGATTTATACAGTAATAAGTCATGGAGAGCAGAGCAATATTTGGCATGCGATGAAATTATTGACAGGATATCAGATAT ATGA
- the LOC134711616 gene encoding malignant fibrous histiocytoma-amplified sequence 1 homolog isoform X4, which yields MNRRKPSVQVDKPIPQKKSRKVTIVRELSPLMSHVGFQGGRHLHPDRLPTKQHDATVSLRIFDTKEETIENVQKYSDSLKRLLVSGIHLKTVPESLIDRLTHLEKLDLSNNQLGDGAIPDDMKKLEKLSDLALNNNKLTKVPPAIKRLKYLARLDLSTNGLDSLKGLEKNRRMQILVLDNNKVSNVFPDISHMQRLEVLKCKDNVVKEIECDVRNLRSLRDLDLSGNSIVVLPSDVFFLPKLEYLSASQNKISKVPVFNIKVNNKHEISDIDLSGNKITKFPGHLLRICKRTDLSSNKIKNLNINSLKNLERDPDKDLIIDDNPLVFPPADMQDLRSMMIYMHEERLKMKVYRGVKVVVLGSHQSGKTSLIQSLIDQQGVLSEDVHEAGAGIESYDMSIDYEPEGDEEQGKSLNLCIWDFCGHAFYRYPHYLFFEQPSIAILTFDMKAYSSEEFDDLIASWFDWMMAKTNKIVTILVGTHGDLLTKAQQNDVIEDVKKQLAEYKETRARSINERIQAFRKPGMKLSKALSEHLVVLSKLQYSFDHLRVPNTIIMTSSKQFLGFDLLRQEIEKLARSDNFPNVMQEIKTFWVDAEDYIEEKGVTMVQPVMTFEEFRNEVDEKFGMRRMINAMTEYLHEKGKVLNFAQTPSLKEYVFVRPLWLFELLRQIYHHDISNVLSYEKTNSFKAVGMSTNRFERTKSELLSEGVIDRELLQGMIGDLVPTDMNEIFDDVIKILLEGFCIGYPVAKLKESSQGTAKYNYHVKQDDKGKTKIQKILIPWLRKCGEPEDMKEKWQRLSERKNIRVLCKFPIYFPPGFFETLCIRIHQKKTRTDYPDKTKKMDSQEKVKMNLMAHWGGGIHARNDEHKVHIKIHYVPGGDNVGTDLLFELRADIIDIEKEDEASPGTMWNLVYPLLFEFEETIKSYEGSILVERRVCCPLCNSPSFVGEWQQPKQLQTELQDNLQRKCEACKEMVETDYLIQPRGQKTVDIKYIKAKLKELEALKSLKYNIGNVT from the exons ATGAATAGGCGAAAGCCTTCTGTACAAGTGGACAAGCCCATCCCACAAAAGAAGTCGCGGAAGGTTACAATCGTGAGGGAATTGTCACCTTTAATGTCACACGTCGGTTTCCAAGGAGGACGCCATTTACACCCAGATCGACTTCCTACAAAACAACACGATGCAACTGTATCACTTCGTATATTTGATACGAAAGAAGAAACGAtagaaaatgttcaaaaatattcagACTCTCTTAAAAGATTACTCGTATCAGGAATTCATCTGAAAACTGTACCGGAAAGTTTAATAGATCGTCTTACTCATTTAGAGAAGTTAGATTTAAGCAATAACCAGTTAGGAGATGGTGCTATTCCAGATGACatgaaaaaacttgaaaaactgTCTGATCTAGCCTTAAACAATAATAAGTTGACAAAGGTTCCACCTGCAATTAAACGACTCAAATACCTAGCCAGATTAGACTTAAGTACAAATGGGTTAGACAGTCTAAAAGGTCTTGAAAAGAATAGAAGAATGCAAATACTAGTGTTAGACAATAACAAAGTATCTAATGTCTTCCCAGATATCAGTCATATGCAAAGGTTAGAAGTTCTAAAATGTAAAGACAATGTGGTCAAAGAGATTGAGTGTGATGTGCGGAACCTCAGGTCGTTGCGAGATCTGGACCTTTCAGGGAATAGTATAGTAGTGCTTCCGTCTGATGTGTTTTTCCTACCCAAACTAGAATATTTAAGTGCtagtcaaaataaaatttccaaAGTGCCTGTGTTCAATATCAAAGTGAATAACAAACATGAGATCTCTGACATTGATTTGTCTGgaaacaaaatcacaaaattccCAGGTCATCTTTTACGAATATGCAAAAGGACGGATCTTAGtagcaataaaataaaaaatctaaatatcaacTCACTTAAAAATTTAGAACGAGACCCGGATAAAGATCTCATTATTGATGACAATCCTCTTGTTTTCCCACCAGCAGACATGCAAGATCTACGCTCAATGATGATTTATATGCACGAAGAGAgattaaaaatgaaagtgtaTCGTGGTGTTAAAGTTGTTGTTTTGGGTTCACACCAAAGCGGCAAGACAAGCCTAATTCAGTCTTTGATAGACCAGCAAGGGGTTTTGTCAGAAGATGTACACGAAGCTGGTGCTGGAATAGAATCTTATGATATGAGTATCGACTACGAACCAGAAGGAGATGAAGAACAAGGCAAATCGCTCAATTTATGTATATGGGACTTCTGTGGTCATGCCTTTTACAGATATCCGCACTACCTCTTTTTTGAACAACCATCCATTGCAATTTTAACGTTTGATATGAAGGCGTATTCTTCTGAGGAATTTGACGATTTAATAGCTTCTTGGTTTGACTGGATGATggcaaagacaaacaaaatagtAACAATTTTGGTTGGTACACATGGAGATTTGTTGACTAAAGCGCAGCAAAACGACGTCATTGAAGATGTTAAAAAACAATTAGCAGAGTACAAGGAAACGAGAGCTAGATCAATAAATGAAAGGATACAAGCTTTCCGAAAACCAGGAATGAAACTCTCAAAGGCTCTTTCTGAACATTTAGTCGTTCTCTCTAAATTGCAATATTCATTTGATCATTTACGAGTTCCAAACACAATCATCATGACGAGTTCGAAGCAATTTCTTGGATTTGATTTATTGCGACAGGAAATAGAAAAGCTAGCAAGATCTGACAACTTTCCAAACGTAATGCAAGAGATAAAAACGTTCTGGGTAGATGCAGAGGATTACATCGAAGAAAAAGGTGTTACTATGGTACAACCAGTGATGACATTTGAAGAGTTCCGAAATGAAGTTGATGAAAAGTTCGGAATGCGCAGAATGATAAATGCTATGACAGAATATCTGCACGAAAAGGGAAAGGTTCTTAATTTCGCTCAAACACCTTCCTTGAAAGAATATGTATTTGTGAGACCGTTGTGGTTATTCGAATTACTTAGACAAATATATCATCACgatatatcaaatgttttatcataCGAGAAGACAAACTCTTTCAAAGCTGTTGGAATGAGCACTAACAGGTTTGAAAGAACAAAAAGCGAGTTGCTTTCTGAAGGAGTAATAGACCGTGAATTACTTCAAGGAATGATCGGCGATTTAGTTCCAACagatatgaatgaaatatttgatgacGTTATCAAAATTCTTTTGGAAGGATTTTGTATCGGATACCCAGTTGCAAAGCTTAAAGAAAGTTCTCAGGGCACtgcaaaatataattatcatgTTAAGCAAGATGACAAAGGGAAAACGAAAATACAGAAAATTCTCATTCCATGGCTACGCAAATGTGGTGAACCAGAAGATATGAAAGAGAAATGGCAGAGATTGTCAGAAAGAAAGAATATTCGTGTTTTATGCAAATTTCCAATTTATTTTCCTCCAGGATTTTTCGAAACCTTATGCATTCGAATTCACCAAAAGAAAACGAGAACAGATTATCCGGACAAAACTAAGAAAATGGATTCTCAGGAAAAAGTTAAGATGAATTTAATGGCGCATTGGGGAGGAGGGATACATGCAAGGAATGATGAACATAAAGTTCATATAAAGATTCATTACGTACCTGGTGGAGATAATGTTGGTACTGATTTATTGTTTGAATTGCGAGCAGACATCATTGACATTGAAAAAGAGGATGAAGCTTCGCCTGGTACAATGTGGAACCTCGTTTATCCTTTATTGTTTGAGTTTGAAGAAACTATAAAGAGTTATGAAGGTA GTATTTTGGTAGAAAGGAGAGTATGTTGCCCTCTTTGTAATAGCCCATCCTTTGTTGGTGAGTGGCAGCAACCTAAACAGTTACAAACAGAATTACAAGACAATCTACAAAGGAAATGTGAAGCATGTAAAGAAATGGTTGAAACAGATTATCTTATACAACCACGTGGACAAAAAACAG TTGACATCAAATATATAAAGGCAAAATTGAAAGAACTAGAggctttgaaaagtttaaaatataatattgggAATGTAACTTGA